A part of Kitasatospora acidiphila genomic DNA contains:
- a CDS encoding alpha/beta hydrolase, which yields MKQTPVVLIHGAWFHLSSWDGWAERLSSHGYAVCVPGWPGEAPTADQARREPGPLRDLGLVALTAHYEEIVRSFDNPPVLIGHSAGGLIAQRLLGNGLGVAAVALAPLPVGGLPLDDGRPRPWSLMPVGSTRHPCFESLSRSRFRHVIANAVGEEEAAKLFDRYAVPAPLRLLADLGLDRTAAGSADTVVDTANAVRGPLLLVSGQEDRTVPDAVTRSVYKLYGDSSAMTDLKQFVDRGHSMVFDSGWRSVADHVLAWLAGNGVEAVPAQA from the coding sequence GTGAAGCAAACTCCCGTCGTCCTCATCCACGGTGCATGGTTCCACTTGTCCTCCTGGGACGGCTGGGCTGAACGGCTCAGCTCGCACGGTTACGCGGTGTGCGTCCCGGGCTGGCCCGGCGAAGCTCCCACCGCCGACCAGGCCCGCCGCGAGCCCGGCCCACTGCGCGACCTCGGGCTCGTCGCGCTCACGGCCCACTACGAGGAGATCGTGCGTTCGTTCGACAACCCGCCGGTCCTGATCGGGCATTCAGCCGGCGGCCTCATCGCCCAGCGCCTCCTCGGCAACGGCCTCGGTGTCGCCGCCGTGGCCCTTGCGCCGCTGCCGGTCGGTGGTCTGCCGCTGGACGACGGCCGGCCCCGCCCATGGTCGCTGATGCCGGTCGGTTCGACCCGGCATCCGTGCTTCGAGTCGCTGTCCCGGAGCCGGTTCCGACACGTCATCGCCAACGCGGTCGGTGAGGAGGAGGCGGCGAAGCTCTTCGACCGGTACGCCGTCCCGGCCCCGCTCCGGCTGCTCGCCGACCTCGGGCTCGACCGCACCGCCGCCGGGTCGGCCGACACCGTCGTTGACACGGCCAATGCGGTGCGCGGACCGCTGCTGCTGGTGTCCGGCCAGGAGGACCGGACGGTCCCGGACGCCGTGACCCGCTCGGTCTACAAGCTCTACGGCGACTCCTCCGCCATGACCGATCTGAAGCAGTTCGTCGACCGGGGACACTCGATGGTGTTCGACAGCGGCTGGCGCTCGGTCGCCGACCACGTCCTCGCCTGGCTGGCCGGCAACGGCGTCGAGGCCGTGCCCGCACAGGCCTGA
- a CDS encoding helix-turn-helix transcriptional regulator codes for MKSITMTMVGREDEQAELVAFVKSATGQALVLRGEAGVGKSSLLSSAAALAEQEGHVVLRAAGVEAESALPYAGLHQLVHPLLADIARLDDGTRAVFDAVFGGVQGDPPSVMTLGIAVLGLLALSAEQRSLLLVLDDGQWLDDSSADVCGFVGRRLAGGPVKLLVAVRTDITSRFDTAALPELPIAALADEDATRLLDHRYPDLGRQVRRLVLEQARGNPLALLELPAHVAGPSSDLPAEDLIGQHGVPLPRRLQRLFGARIAALDERVRAELLMAALDGAGSPSGADAVPGTRYGMRDADSAVAAGLLDVESATGAFVFRHPLVRSAVVQTATPNQRRTAHLTLAQVHRENLERRATHLAAATVDPDEDVADILEAAAASATRRGGALAAVTWLTRAAELSENHTDRSRRLADAAFVAAHAARLGQAHRLLRAGLAPGSTESPASVLAAAYQALYQDGDVRSTHRQVSAAIEKLRDGGSAEPKEVLTRLVILLLAISQYSGDRAVWESTHELLASLGSLVTERSRLFSRTWSDVTRHGADLAGLVLQAAANLPDLEPWEVTRFGTAAYHLDVLSHYRPHLQRVVDRELETGAVATGMVMLHQIMLDQMAVGEWAEAEDTGRRGLDLATEHGHQLFAAQSRAYLAQLAALRGQVGRARDLQAEVDAWARPRGLGFLTQVADSAGATAALSSGDYEAAYLYAIGITQPGTFRPYAYQASRTLLDLVEAAQHTGRVEQARAHALAARDAGLPLVSPRLELITYGALAMTAENEQEAAEMFARAESHPDAARFPFELARIRLAHGVRVRHVQGREPARQYLVPAAEAFERLGAAGWTERARAELRATGTPPRASALNLASLTWQERRIADLAAGGLTNKEIGERMHLSPRTVSSHLYRVFPKLGITARAALRDALSRAEEVSRV; via the coding sequence ATGAAGTCCATCACCATGACGATGGTGGGCCGCGAGGACGAGCAGGCGGAGCTCGTGGCGTTCGTGAAGTCCGCCACGGGTCAGGCCCTCGTCCTGCGCGGGGAGGCGGGGGTCGGCAAGAGTTCGCTGTTGAGCAGCGCCGCCGCGTTGGCGGAGCAGGAGGGACACGTCGTCCTGCGCGCCGCCGGCGTCGAGGCGGAGTCCGCGCTGCCCTATGCCGGGCTGCATCAGCTCGTTCATCCGCTTCTCGCCGACATCGCGCGGTTGGATGACGGGACCCGGGCGGTGTTCGACGCCGTGTTCGGCGGAGTGCAGGGTGATCCGCCCTCGGTCATGACGCTCGGCATCGCCGTCCTCGGCCTGCTGGCGCTCTCCGCCGAACAGCGGTCGCTGCTGCTGGTCCTCGACGACGGCCAGTGGCTGGACGACTCCAGTGCCGACGTCTGCGGCTTCGTGGGCCGACGCCTGGCCGGCGGTCCGGTGAAGCTGCTGGTCGCGGTCCGCACCGACATCACGTCGCGTTTCGACACCGCCGCACTGCCCGAACTGCCGATCGCCGCCCTAGCCGACGAGGACGCGACCCGCCTGCTGGACCATCGTTACCCGGATCTGGGCCGACAGGTCCGCCGACTCGTCCTGGAGCAGGCCCGGGGCAACCCGCTGGCCCTGCTGGAGCTGCCCGCCCACGTAGCCGGCCCGTCAAGCGACCTCCCGGCCGAAGACCTGATCGGTCAGCACGGCGTGCCGTTGCCCCGGCGGCTGCAACGGCTGTTCGGCGCCCGCATCGCAGCCCTCGACGAGCGGGTGCGGGCCGAGCTGCTGATGGCCGCGCTCGACGGCGCCGGGAGCCCGAGCGGCGCCGACGCCGTCCCCGGCACGCGCTACGGCATGCGCGACGCCGACTCGGCGGTGGCCGCCGGGCTGCTGGACGTCGAATCGGCCACTGGCGCCTTCGTCTTCCGGCACCCGCTCGTGCGGTCCGCCGTCGTGCAGACGGCCACTCCCAACCAGCGCCGCACCGCGCATCTGACGCTGGCCCAGGTTCATCGGGAGAACCTCGAACGCCGGGCGACGCACCTGGCAGCGGCGACGGTCGATCCCGACGAGGACGTCGCCGACATCCTGGAGGCGGCGGCCGCGTCGGCGACGCGGCGCGGCGGGGCGCTGGCGGCCGTGACCTGGCTGACCCGGGCCGCCGAGCTCAGCGAGAACCACACCGACCGGTCCCGGCGGCTGGCCGACGCGGCCTTCGTCGCCGCTCACGCCGCCCGCCTCGGCCAGGCGCACCGGCTGCTCCGAGCGGGCCTCGCACCCGGTTCGACGGAGTCGCCGGCCTCGGTACTGGCGGCCGCCTACCAGGCGCTCTACCAGGACGGGGACGTCCGTTCCACCCACCGACAGGTCTCGGCCGCGATCGAGAAGCTCCGGGACGGCGGTTCGGCCGAGCCGAAGGAGGTCCTCACCCGGCTGGTGATCCTGCTCCTGGCGATCAGTCAGTACAGCGGCGACCGCGCGGTCTGGGAGAGCACGCACGAACTCCTCGCCTCCCTGGGGAGCCTGGTCACCGAACGCTCGCGTCTGTTCAGCCGCACCTGGAGCGATGTGACCAGGCATGGAGCCGACTTGGCCGGGCTGGTGCTCCAAGCCGCCGCGAACCTACCGGATTTGGAACCCTGGGAGGTCACGCGGTTCGGCACGGCCGCGTACCACCTCGACGTCCTGAGCCACTACCGCCCGCACCTGCAGCGCGTCGTGGACCGCGAGTTGGAGACCGGGGCCGTGGCGACCGGCATGGTCATGCTGCACCAGATCATGCTCGACCAGATGGCGGTCGGCGAATGGGCCGAGGCTGAGGACACCGGACGGCGCGGCCTGGATCTGGCGACCGAGCACGGCCACCAGCTGTTCGCCGCCCAGAGCCGCGCGTACCTGGCCCAGCTCGCGGCGCTGCGTGGGCAGGTCGGACGGGCGCGGGACCTGCAAGCCGAGGTGGACGCCTGGGCCCGCCCGCGCGGACTGGGGTTCCTGACCCAGGTCGCCGACTCCGCCGGCGCGACCGCCGCGCTGAGCTCCGGCGACTACGAGGCCGCGTACCTCTACGCCATCGGCATCACGCAGCCGGGCACGTTCCGGCCCTATGCGTACCAGGCCTCGCGCACCCTGCTCGATCTCGTCGAGGCAGCCCAGCACACCGGTCGCGTCGAGCAGGCCCGGGCGCACGCCCTCGCTGCCCGGGACGCCGGTCTGCCGCTCGTGTCACCCCGCCTGGAGCTGATCACCTACGGCGCGCTGGCGATGACCGCCGAGAACGAGCAGGAGGCCGCCGAGATGTTCGCTCGGGCCGAATCCCACCCGGACGCCGCCCGCTTCCCGTTCGAGCTGGCCCGGATCCGGCTGGCCCACGGCGTCCGGGTGCGCCACGTCCAGGGCCGGGAGCCAGCGCGGCAGTACCTGGTCCCGGCGGCCGAGGCGTTCGAGCGGCTGGGCGCGGCCGGCTGGACCGAGCGGGCCCGGGCCGAACTGCGCGCCACCGGGACCCCGCCCCGCGCCTCGGCGCTGAACCTGGCCTCGCTGACCTGGCAGGAACGCCGCATCGCCGACCTGGCCGCCGGCGGCCTGACGAACAAGGAGATCGGCGAGCGGATGCACCTGTCGCCGCGCACCGTCAGCTCGCACCTGTACCGCGTCTTCCCCAAGCTGGGCATCACGGCCCGGGCGGCGCTGCGCGACGCGCTGAGCCGGGCCGAGGAGGTTTCGCGGGTCTGA
- a CDS encoding lanthionine synthetase C family protein: MDTLLRDRLAGHLAAERNRTAREDSAIPVEYFDLISGLTGLGRYFLAEPASPDALGDVLRPLVAMTEPVQAAGGRLPGWYSTLPSAEGSRLHVLTPGLAHGISGPLALLSLAWTRGHRVPGQDAAIRRIANWLMSWAAEDEAGPYWPSLISAAEERSDPRPPVRAHRASWCYGAPGVARALQLAGRAVGEERWTRCAVDAVHAVHRRSDGLDGLTDAGLCHGLAGLAQATACVAAEAADSLLLREAERVFRRVCDAYDPATTFGYRAYDPVRRQRTDPPGLLEGACGIALALHAHLDPARRRRPAWEAVLLLS, from the coding sequence CTGGACACGCTGCTACGTGACCGGCTGGCGGGTCACCTGGCGGCGGAGCGGAACAGGACCGCACGGGAGGACTCCGCCATCCCCGTGGAGTACTTCGACCTGATCTCCGGTCTCACCGGACTCGGACGGTACTTCCTCGCCGAGCCCGCCTCCCCGGACGCCCTCGGCGACGTCCTGCGGCCCCTGGTGGCCATGACCGAACCGGTGCAGGCGGCCGGTGGGCGACTGCCGGGCTGGTACAGCACCCTGCCCAGCGCCGAGGGATCGCGGCTGCACGTGCTCACGCCCGGCCTCGCGCACGGCATCTCCGGACCGCTGGCCCTCCTCTCGCTGGCCTGGACACGGGGGCACCGCGTCCCCGGACAGGACGCCGCCATCAGACGCATCGCCAACTGGCTGATGAGCTGGGCGGCAGAGGACGAGGCGGGCCCGTACTGGCCGTCACTGATCAGCGCGGCCGAAGAGCGCAGCGACCCGCGACCGCCGGTGAGAGCGCACCGGGCATCGTGGTGCTACGGCGCCCCCGGGGTGGCCCGTGCCCTGCAACTGGCCGGCCGCGCCGTGGGGGAGGAGCGGTGGACGCGCTGCGCGGTTGACGCCGTGCACGCCGTCCACCGGCGATCGGACGGGCTCGACGGGCTCACCGACGCAGGACTGTGCCACGGCCTGGCCGGCCTGGCCCAGGCGACCGCGTGCGTGGCCGCCGAGGCAGCCGACTCCTTGTTGCTCCGCGAGGCCGAGCGCGTGTTCCGGCGAGTCTGCGACGCATACGATCCGGCGACCACCTTCGGGTACCGGGCGTACGACCCCGTGCGCCGGCAGCGGACGGATCCGCCCGGGCTGCTGGAAGGTGCCTGCGGCATCGCGCTCGCCCTCCACGCCCACCTCGACCCGGCACGGCGTCGCCGCCCCGCATGGGAGGCCGTGCTGTTGCTGTCCTGA
- a CDS encoding VOC family protein: protein MVEFKIEVVVVPVSDVDRAKDFYTRIGFREDVDFSGPGGFRVVHLTPPGSAASLIIGSGVTDAAPGSERGVHLIVDDVVAARAELAAAGVEVSEVFHDAGGVFHHAGTAERVTGPHPARQSYGSFASFADPDGNTFVLQEVTTRRPGRISHAVYRSADELESALRDAALAHGTYEGELGHPDPDWPAWYAAHMAHAAGLGS, encoded by the coding sequence ATGGTGGAATTCAAGATCGAGGTCGTGGTCGTCCCGGTTTCGGACGTGGACCGGGCCAAGGACTTCTACACGCGGATCGGGTTCCGCGAGGACGTCGACTTCTCCGGCCCCGGCGGCTTCCGGGTCGTGCACCTGACCCCGCCCGGTTCGGCCGCGTCGCTCATCATCGGCAGTGGCGTGACCGACGCGGCGCCGGGCTCCGAGCGCGGCGTGCACCTGATCGTGGACGACGTCGTGGCGGCCCGCGCCGAGTTGGCGGCCGCCGGGGTCGAGGTCAGCGAGGTCTTCCACGACGCCGGCGGAGTCTTCCACCACGCCGGCACCGCCGAGCGGGTCACCGGCCCGCACCCGGCGCGGCAGTCGTACGGCTCGTTCGCGTCGTTCGCCGACCCGGACGGCAACACCTTCGTCCTGCAGGAGGTCACCACGCGGCGCCCCGGACGGATCAGCCACGCGGTCTACCGCTCCGCCGACGAGCTCGAGTCGGCACTGCGCGACGCGGCGCTCGCCCACGGCACGTACGAGGGCGAGCTCGGCCACCCGGATCCGGATTGGCCGGCGTGGTACGCCGCTCACATGGCCCACGCGGCCGGGCTCGGCAGCTGA
- a CDS encoding lantibiotic dehydratase: MAERSRRRGKRQEPGPGQRSGPERALSEGGVRFDAVPGGLLRVAMLPRPSAGAGEVDLRDPDQVADYLDELTADPRVLEAIAVANMPLYTSVAAIRARAAVRPRTLAKTALATTRYVLRGASRPTPLGLLAGVAPVAFADSCRVRLGAAHRGVPRPGGEWLAEEVAQWERRPGVLRKLRVVRNDLGFRRGDRWVLPCAPGAETSSVPGRGMEEVSAKYTTALELVLRAAERPTPAGVLTDRLTSAFPRVPVTRIEDVLVDLVRRGFLLTELHPPLTSMDPLQHILDVLRTVDEKEAAAELADIAERLHRHGQYRPGTGLESWRSLVDAMGARHPHRRPLGVDLLVDADVVLPEAVLREAERAATALWRLRPRSGAAAHLVEYHAAFLERYGTDQAVPLLDLLDPHVGLGTPAGYDNPRSERSAPVAGPTADDAEREAWLLQLVSTAAVSGVTEVVIDDEMITALDDARLDDRQDPGEICLHLTADSPQALTEGDFVAVLSSATGSPLPGSLAGRFAHLLDDPRSLGDLVRRGTQCSSAEGALPVEVDFQPTSQGVANAARVPSFFADRLAIGCFGDPGATLTRRAPDIAVAADAVRLYFVEAATGREITPVFPHAGNARLAPAAVRFLWEVPRMATSAWVVWQWGVLAAAPYLPRVRYGRTVLTPARWRPDSALSDATVPDAAWELLLDRWRARWQVPDRVDVGTGDRRVALDLTRPLHRRLLRRDLARGVDLLVSETPADAGGRGHGWLRDESGTAHASELIVPLLPHHPRTLAPAPRPQVTTTPTRRHPEWLSAKLYGATARQHEVLTEHLPLLLAGLPDGVDRWFFVRYRDPDPHLRLRFHGSPDVLHGPMARAVLAWADRLREQRLAGRLVFDGYEPETARYGGPDVITAVERHFHHDSLRVLHQLRSFPDGVPAGEKALLAAVDFADTVRGVHGSRWPGWFLDAALDEVCEPHRDYAHRHRQETWARYQRSDPTRTESAGWSEALAALSSQRRSVLLSVLHMHHNRLVGPDRQTEGRALALARCLAEAEEGRRRYAHA, translated from the coding sequence ATGGCTGAGCGTTCACGGCGGCGCGGCAAGCGGCAGGAGCCCGGTCCCGGGCAGCGGAGCGGACCGGAGCGCGCGCTGTCCGAGGGCGGTGTGCGGTTCGACGCCGTTCCCGGCGGACTGCTGCGGGTCGCGATGCTGCCCCGACCGTCGGCCGGGGCGGGGGAGGTCGACCTGCGCGATCCGGACCAGGTCGCCGACTACCTCGACGAACTGACCGCCGATCCGCGCGTCCTCGAGGCGATCGCGGTGGCCAACATGCCGCTGTACACATCCGTCGCCGCGATCCGCGCGCGAGCGGCGGTGCGGCCGAGGACATTGGCCAAGACCGCCCTGGCCACGACGCGTTACGTGCTGCGGGGCGCGAGCAGGCCGACGCCGCTCGGCCTGCTCGCGGGTGTGGCACCGGTGGCGTTCGCCGATTCCTGCCGGGTGCGCCTGGGCGCCGCACACCGCGGTGTGCCGAGGCCGGGCGGTGAATGGCTGGCCGAGGAGGTCGCCCAGTGGGAACGGCGACCCGGCGTGCTGCGCAAGCTGCGGGTGGTGCGCAACGACCTGGGGTTCCGGCGGGGCGACCGCTGGGTCCTGCCCTGCGCACCCGGAGCGGAGACCAGTAGCGTGCCCGGCCGCGGCATGGAGGAGGTCTCCGCCAAGTACACCACTGCGCTGGAGCTCGTCCTGCGCGCGGCAGAGCGCCCGACACCGGCCGGTGTGCTGACCGACCGGTTGACGTCGGCTTTCCCCCGCGTTCCGGTGACCAGGATCGAGGATGTCCTGGTCGACCTCGTGCGGCGGGGCTTCCTGCTCACCGAGCTCCACCCACCGCTGACGTCGATGGATCCGCTGCAACACATCCTCGACGTGCTGCGAACAGTCGACGAGAAGGAAGCAGCCGCCGAACTCGCCGACATCGCCGAGCGGTTGCACCGACACGGGCAGTACCGGCCCGGCACCGGACTTGAGAGCTGGCGCTCCCTGGTGGATGCCATGGGCGCCCGGCACCCGCACCGCCGCCCCCTCGGCGTGGACCTGCTCGTCGACGCCGACGTGGTGCTGCCCGAGGCCGTGCTGCGGGAGGCCGAACGCGCCGCGACCGCGCTGTGGCGGCTGCGGCCCCGCAGCGGGGCCGCAGCCCATCTCGTCGAGTACCACGCGGCGTTCCTGGAACGGTACGGCACCGACCAGGCGGTCCCGCTGCTCGACCTCCTCGATCCCCATGTCGGCCTCGGCACACCGGCCGGCTACGACAACCCCCGCAGCGAACGGTCGGCCCCGGTCGCGGGACCGACCGCGGACGACGCCGAACGGGAAGCCTGGCTGCTGCAGTTGGTGTCCACGGCCGCCGTCTCGGGAGTGACCGAGGTGGTGATCGACGACGAGATGATCACCGCTCTCGACGACGCCCGCCTCGACGACCGGCAGGACCCGGGCGAGATCTGCCTCCACCTCACCGCCGATTCGCCACAGGCGCTCACGGAAGGCGATTTCGTCGCCGTCCTCTCGTCGGCCACCGGCTCCCCACTGCCCGGTTCGCTGGCGGGCCGGTTCGCCCACCTGCTCGACGACCCGCGCTCGCTGGGTGACCTGGTTCGGCGCGGCACCCAGTGCTCGTCGGCCGAGGGGGCACTGCCCGTCGAGGTCGACTTCCAGCCGACCTCGCAGGGCGTCGCCAACGCCGCCCGCGTCCCCTCCTTCTTCGCCGACCGCCTGGCGATCGGCTGCTTCGGCGACCCGGGGGCCACCCTGACGCGCAGGGCCCCGGACATCGCCGTCGCCGCCGACGCCGTGCGCCTGTACTTCGTCGAGGCGGCGACCGGACGGGAGATCACACCGGTGTTCCCGCACGCGGGCAACGCACGGCTGGCTCCGGCCGCGGTCCGCTTCCTGTGGGAGGTGCCCCGCATGGCGACCTCCGCGTGGGTCGTGTGGCAGTGGGGTGTGCTGGCCGCGGCACCCTACCTGCCCCGCGTCCGCTACGGCCGCACCGTGTTGACGCCGGCGCGGTGGCGGCCGGACAGCGCGCTGTCGGACGCCACGGTGCCCGACGCCGCATGGGAGCTGCTGCTGGACCGGTGGCGGGCCCGGTGGCAGGTGCCCGACCGCGTCGACGTCGGTACCGGGGACCGGCGCGTCGCGCTGGACCTGACCCGCCCGCTGCACCGGCGGCTCCTCAGGCGCGACCTGGCCCGCGGCGTCGACCTCCTGGTGAGCGAGACGCCCGCGGATGCCGGCGGACGGGGCCACGGCTGGCTGCGCGACGAGTCGGGAACCGCCCATGCCAGCGAGCTCATCGTGCCGCTCCTCCCGCACCACCCGCGCACACTGGCGCCGGCCCCGCGACCGCAGGTCACCACGACGCCCACCCGCCGCCACCCGGAGTGGCTCTCCGCCAAGCTCTACGGAGCAACCGCCCGCCAGCACGAGGTGCTGACCGAGCACCTGCCGCTGCTGCTCGCGGGCCTCCCGGACGGCGTCGACCGCTGGTTCTTCGTCCGCTACCGCGACCCGGACCCGCACCTGAGGCTGCGGTTCCACGGGTCGCCCGACGTCCTGCACGGGCCGATGGCCCGCGCGGTGCTGGCCTGGGCGGACCGGCTGCGCGAGCAGCGCCTGGCCGGTCGGCTGGTCTTCGACGGCTACGAGCCGGAAACCGCCCGCTACGGCGGCCCGGACGTCATCACGGCCGTGGAACGGCACTTCCACCACGACAGCCTCCGCGTGCTGCACCAGCTGCGCTCCTTCCCGGACGGCGTCCCCGCCGGCGAGAAGGCACTGCTGGCGGCCGTGGACTTCGCGGACACCGTGCGCGGGGTGCACGGGAGCCGCTGGCCCGGCTGGTTCCTCGACGCCGCGCTCGACGAGGTGTGCGAGCCGCACCGCGACTACGCCCATCGGCACCGCCAGGAGACGTGGGCTCGGTACCAGCGCAGCGACCCCACCCGAACGGAGTCGGCCGGCTGGTCCGAGGCCCTGGCCGCCCTCTCGTCACAGCGGCGCTCCGTCCTGCTGAGCGTCCTCCACATGCACCACAACCGCCTCGTCGGCCCCGACAGGCAAACCGAGGGGCGCGCCCTGGCCTTGGCCCGCTGCCTCGCCGAGGCCGAGGAAGGACGAAGGAGGTACGCGCACGCATGA
- a CDS encoding nuclear transport factor 2 family protein — protein sequence MSTSTRMPTDPTSSDRAIENLIARYAELVDDGDFAGLGVLLADATFTGSGEPVSGRDAIEEMFRDTLIVYADGTPRTQHVTTNVAIEVDEQAGTAVARSYVTVLQALPDLPLQPIAGGRYHDRFERSDGQWRFVERRVRINLVGDVSRHLRRAAAQR from the coding sequence ATGTCCACATCCACCCGCATGCCCACCGATCCGACGTCGAGCGACCGGGCCATCGAGAACCTGATCGCACGCTACGCCGAGCTCGTGGACGACGGCGATTTCGCCGGACTCGGCGTCCTTCTCGCTGACGCCACCTTCACGGGCAGTGGCGAGCCGGTGAGCGGGCGCGACGCGATCGAGGAGATGTTCCGGGACACCCTGATCGTCTATGCCGACGGCACGCCGCGAACCCAGCACGTCACCACGAATGTTGCCATCGAGGTCGACGAGCAGGCGGGCACGGCGGTCGCGCGTTCGTACGTCACCGTGTTGCAGGCTCTGCCGGACCTGCCGCTGCAACCCATCGCCGGCGGTCGGTATCACGACCGCTTCGAGCGCAGTGATGGGCAGTGGCGCTTCGTGGAGCGACGGGTCCGCATCAATCTGGTCGGCGATGTGAGTCGTCATCTGCGCCGGGCTGCCGCGCAGCGGTAG
- a CDS encoding response regulator transcription factor gives MDEQGEQEPWDVMRLAVSAYHLDALSPLRPYLERVVDRELDTGALSSGIVMLHLIMLDQMTLGQWEAAERTGHRVLAVATELGHGLFAHQARARLAQLAAVRGRTEEARDLQAAVDAWARPRGIGYLTQLADAVGATIALSEGDYETAFLYAIGITAPGAFRPYAHQASRTLLDLVEAALHTGRAEQARAHALAARDTGLPDISPRLALITYGALAMTAEDDGEAADMYERAQSHPAAERFPFELARIRLAHGIRVRRTQGGAAARAFLAPAVKTLDGLGATAWAERAQAELRAAGVASHTPAPTAVPLTWQELRVSELAAGGLTNKEIGEQMRLSPARSAPTSTALSPNSASARAPPSATP, from the coding sequence GTGGACGAGCAGGGGGAGCAGGAGCCGTGGGACGTCATGCGCCTGGCCGTGTCGGCCTACCACCTCGACGCCCTGAGCCCGTTGCGCCCGTACCTGGAGCGCGTCGTGGACCGTGAACTGGACACCGGCGCATTGTCCAGCGGCATCGTCATGCTGCACTTGATCATGCTCGACCAGATGACGCTCGGCCAGTGGGAGGCCGCCGAGCGCACCGGACACCGCGTCCTGGCCGTGGCGACCGAGCTCGGCCACGGACTGTTCGCGCACCAGGCACGGGCCCGCCTGGCCCAACTCGCGGCCGTGCGCGGCCGGACGGAGGAGGCGCGCGACCTGCAGGCCGCGGTCGACGCGTGGGCCCGCCCGCGTGGCATCGGGTACCTGACCCAGCTCGCGGACGCCGTCGGCGCGACCATCGCGCTGAGCGAAGGCGACTACGAGACCGCGTTCCTGTACGCCATCGGTATCACGGCACCGGGCGCGTTCCGGCCCTACGCCCACCAGGCGTCGCGGACCCTGCTCGACCTCGTCGAGGCGGCCCTGCACACCGGACGCGCCGAGCAGGCCCGGGCCCACGCGCTGGCCGCGCGGGACACCGGCCTGCCCGACATCTCTCCGCGTCTGGCCCTGATCACGTACGGGGCTCTGGCGATGACGGCCGAGGACGACGGGGAGGCGGCGGACATGTACGAACGCGCCCAGTCGCACCCAGCCGCCGAGCGGTTCCCGTTCGAGCTGGCCCGGATCCGGCTGGCGCACGGGATCCGCGTGCGCCGCACCCAGGGCGGCGCGGCGGCCCGCGCGTTCCTCGCCCCGGCAGTCAAGACGCTCGACGGGCTCGGCGCCACCGCGTGGGCCGAGCGGGCCCAAGCCGAGCTGAGGGCAGCCGGGGTCGCGTCCCACACCCCGGCACCCACTGCGGTGCCGCTGACCTGGCAGGAGCTCCGGGTCAGCGAGCTGGCCGCCGGCGGCCTGACGAACAAGGAGATCGGCGAGCAGATGCGCCTGTCCCCCGCACGGTCAGCGCCCACCTCTACCGCGCTTTCCCCAAACTCGGCATCAGCACGCGCGCCGCCCTCCGCGACGCCCTGA